In Nicotiana tabacum cultivar K326 chromosome 19, ASM71507v2, whole genome shotgun sequence, one DNA window encodes the following:
- the LOC107789582 gene encoding calcium-dependent protein kinase 5 (The RefSeq protein has 7 substitutions compared to this genomic sequence) has protein sequence MRKRKQGGLDEESFVELRAGDCDCLMGNTCRGSFGGKTFAQSPQDHSKRTNLDSDSPSPTPTPTSQKERSQPQPPPNNLPLRKEMNRTGADQSYYVLGHKTPNIRDLYTLGRKLGQGQFGTTYLCTELSSGIEYACKSIAKRKLTSKEDVEDVRREIQIMHHLAGHKNIVSIKGAYEDPLYVHIVMELCSGGELFDRIIQRGHYTEKNAAELTKIIVGVVEACHSLGVMHRDLKPENFLLVNKDDDFSLKAINFGLSVFFKPGQIFTDVVGSPYYVAPEVLLKHYGPEADVWTAGVILYILLSGVPPFWAETQQGIFDAVLKGHIDFESGPWPLISESAKDLIRKMLCMRPSERLTAHEVLCHPWICENGVAPDRALDPAVLSRLKHFSAMNKLKKMTLRVIAESLSEEEIAGLKEMFKAMDTDNSGAITFDELKAGLRKYGSTLEDIEIRELMDAADVDNSGTIDYGEFIAATIHLNKLDREEHLMAAFQYFDKDASGYITVDELQQACADHNITDVFFEDIIREVDQDNDGRIDYGEFVAMMQKGNPCIGRRTMRNSLNFSMRDAPGAH, from the exons ATGCGAAAAAGGAAACAAGGAGGATTGGATGAGGAAAGCTTTGTTGAGCTGAGGGCTGGGGATTGTGATTGTTTGATGGGCAATACATGCCGTGGATCTTTCGGAGGCAAAACTTTTGCTCAGTCCCCCCAAGACCATTCCAAGCGCACCAATCTGGATTCTGATTCTCCCtctcccacccccacccccacctccCAAAAAGAACAGTCACAACCACAACCTCCTCCTAATAATTTACCTCTCAGAAAAGAGATGAATCGCACAGGCGCCAACCAGTCCTATTACGTGCTGGGTCATAAGACCCCTAACATCCGCGATCTCTATACCCTGGGTCGTAAACTAGGACAAGGCCAGTTTGGCACCACTTACTTATGCACCGAGTTGTCATCGGGGATCGAGTACGCCTGTAAATCTATTGCCAAGAGAAAACTCATCTCGAAGGAGGACGTTGAAGATGTGAGGAGGGAAATTCAGATAATGCACCATTTGGCAGGTCACAAGAACATCGTTTCTATCAAGGGTGCTTATGAGGATCCTTTGTATGTTCATATTGTCATGGAGCTTTGTAGTGGCGGTGAATTGTTTGATCGCATCATTCAAAGAGGTCACTACACCGAGAAAAATGCTGCCGAATTGACTAAAATCATTGTAGGTGTTGTGGAGGCTTGCCATTCCCTTGGAGTTATGCATAGAGATCTCAAACCTGAGAATTTCTTGTTGGTTAACAAGGATGATGATTTCTCTCTCAAGGCCATTGACTTTGGACTCTCTGTCTTCTTTAAGCCAG GCCAGATTTTCACGGATGTGGTCGGGAGTCCATATTATGTTGCTCCTGAGGTGCTTTTGAAGCATTATGGTCCTGAAGCAGATGTTTGGACAGCAGGGGTCATACTCTACATTCTGCTTAGTGGTGTTCCGCCATTTTGGGCCG aaacacaacaggggatatTTGATGCAGTTCTGAAAGGGCACATTGATTTTGAGTCGGACCCTTGGCCCTTAATATCTGAGAGTGCAAAAGATCTCATCCGGAAGATGTTATGCATGCGGCCTTCAGAGCGGTTAACTGCTCATGAAGTATTAT GTCATCCTTGGATTTGTGAAAATGGCGTTGCTCCTGATAGAGCACTTGATCCTGCAGTACTTTCTCGCCTTAAACATTTTTCTGCAATGAACAAGTTAAAAAAGATGGCTTTGCGG GTGATCGCTGAAAGCTTGTCGGAGGAGGAGATTGCCGGTCTAAAGGAGATGTTTAAGGCCATGGATACTGATAACAGTGGTGCAATTACATTTGATGAACTAAAAGCTGGTTTGAGAAAATATGGCTCTACTCTTAAGGATATAGAGATACGGGAACTTATGGATGCG GCTGATGTGGACAACAGTGGAACTATAGACTATGGAGAATTCATAGCAGCAACTATTCACCTTAACAAATTGGACCGTGAAGAACATCTCATGGCAGCATTTCAGTATTTTGACAAGGATGCAAGTGGTTATATTACAGTTGATGAGCTCCAGCAAGCGTGTGCAGATCATAACATTACAGATGTCTTCTTTGAGGATATTATCAGAGAAGTTGATCAGGATAAT GATGGGCGCATTGATTATGGAGAATTTGTTGCTATGATGCAAAAAGGAAATCCATGTATTGGAAGACGAACAATGCGAAATAGTCTGAATTTTAGCATGAGAGATGCGCCTGGAGCTCATTAG
- the LOC107789582 gene encoding calcium-dependent protein kinase 5 isoform X1 gives MRKRKQGGLDEESFVELRAGDCDCLMGNTCRGSFGGKTFAQSPQDHSKRTNLDSDSPSPTPTPTSQKEQSQPQPPPNNLPLRKEMNRTGANQSYYVLGHKTPNIRDLYTLGRKLGQGQFGTTYLCTELSSGIEYACKSIAKRKLISKEDVEDVRREIQIMHHLAGHKNIVSIKGAYEDPLYVHIVMELCSGGELFDRIIQRGHYTEKNAAELTKIIVGVVEACHSLGVMHRDLKPENFLLVNKDDDFSLKAIDFGLSVFFKPGQIFTDVVGSPYYVAPEVLLKHYGPEADVWTAGVILYILLSGVPPFWAETQQGIFDAVLKGHIDFESDPWPLISESAKDLIRKMLCMRPSERLTAHEVLCHPWICENGVAPDRALDPAVLSRLKHFSAMNKLKKMALRVIAESLSEEEIAGLKEMFKAMDTDNSGAITFDELKAGLRKYGSTLKDIEIRELMDAADVDNSGTIDYGEFIAATIHLNKLDREEHLMAAFQYFDKDASGYITVDELQQACADHNITDVFFEDIIREVDQDNDGRIDYGEFVAMMQKGNPCIGRRTMRNSLNFSMRDAPGAH, from the exons ATGCGAAAAAGGAAACAAGGAGGATTGGATGAGGAAAGCTTTGTTGAGCTGAGGGCTGGGGATTGTGATTGTTTGATGGGCAATACATGCCGTGGATCTTTCGGAGGCAAAACTTTTGCTCAGTCCCCCCAAGACCATTCCAAGCGCACCAATCTGGATTCTGATTCTCCCtctcccacccccacccccacctccCAAAAAGAACAGTCACAACCACAACCTCCTCCTAATAATTTACCTCTCAGAAAAGAGATGAATCGCACAGGCGCCAACCAGTCCTATTACGTGCTGGGTCATAAGACCCCTAACATCCGCGATCTCTATACCCTGGGTCGTAAACTAGGACAAGGCCAGTTTGGCACCACTTACTTATGCACCGAGTTGTCATCGGGGATCGAGTACGCCTGTAAATCTATTGCCAAGAGAAAACTCATCTCGAAGGAGGACGTTGAAGATGTGAGGAGGGAAATTCAGATAATGCACCATTTGGCAGGTCACAAGAACATCGTTTCTATCAAGGGTGCTTATGAGGATCCTTTGTATGTTCATATTGTCATGGAGCTTTGTAGTGGCGGTGAATTGTTTGATCGCATCATTCAAAGAGGTCACTACACCGAGAAAAATGCTGCCGAATTGACTAAAATCATTGTAGGTGTTGTGGAGGCTTGCCATTCCCTTGGAGTTATGCATAGAGATCTCAAACCTGAGAATTTCTTGTTGGTTAACAAGGATGATGATTTCTCTCTCAAGGCCATTGACTTTGGACTCTCTGTCTTCTTTAAGCCAG GCCAGATTTTCACGGATGTGGTCGGGAGTCCATATTATGTTGCTCCTGAGGTGCTTTTGAAGCATTATGGTCCTGAAGCAGATGTTTGGACAGCAGGGGTCATACTCTACATTCTGCTTAGTGGTGTTCCGCCATTTTGGGCCG aaacacaacaggggatatTTGATGCAGTTCTGAAAGGGCACATTGATTTTGAGTCGGACCCTTGGCCCTTAATATCTGAGAGTGCAAAAGATCTCATCCGGAAGATGTTATGCATGCGGCCTTCAGAGCGGTTAACTGCTCATGAAGTATTAT GTCATCCTTGGATTTGTGAAAATGGCGTTGCTCCTGATAGAGCACTTGATCCTGCAGTACTTTCTCGCCTTAAACATTTTTCTGCAATGAACAAGTTAAAAAAGATGGCTTTGCGG GTGATCGCTGAAAGCTTGTCGGAGGAGGAGATTGCCGGTCTAAAGGAGATGTTTAAGGCCATGGATACTGATAACAGTGGTGCAATTACATTTGATGAACTAAAAGCTGGTTTGAGAAAATATGGCTCTACTCTTAAGGATATAGAGATACGGGAACTTATGGATGCG GCTGATGTGGACAACAGTGGAACTATAGACTATGGAGAATTCATAGCAGCAACTATTCACCTTAACAAATTGGACCGTGAAGAACATCTCATGGCAGCATTTCAGTATTTTGACAAGGATGCAAGTGGTTATATTACAGTTGATGAGCTCCAGCAAGCGTGTGCAGATCATAACATTACAGATGTCTTCTTTGAGGATATTATCAGAGAAGTTGATCAGGATAAT GATGGGCGCATTGATTATGGAGAATTTGTTGCTATGATGCAAAAAGGAAATCCATGTATTGGAAGACGAACAATGCGAAATAGTCTGAATTTTAGCATGAGAGATGCGCCTGGAGCTCATTAG